A single genomic interval of Saccharothrix saharensis harbors:
- a CDS encoding ArsR/SmtB family transcription factor, whose translation MADDPLSTTFAALADPTRRAILARLADGAATVKELSEPFAMSGPAVSKHLRVLERAGLITRGRDAQWRPCTLDATPLREVTEWADGFRRFWDDSYRRLDTYLERLKEQEDDH comes from the coding sequence ATGGCCGACGACCCTCTCAGCACCACCTTCGCGGCCCTCGCCGACCCGACGCGGCGGGCCATCCTCGCGCGGCTGGCCGACGGCGCGGCGACCGTGAAGGAGCTGTCCGAGCCGTTCGCGATGAGCGGGCCGGCGGTCTCCAAGCACCTGCGCGTGCTCGAACGGGCGGGGCTCATCACCCGCGGCCGGGACGCGCAGTGGCGACCGTGCACGCTCGACGCGACGCCGTTGCGCGAGGTCACCGAGTGGGCCGACGGGTTCCGCCGGTTCTGGGACGACAGCTACCGCCGCCTGGACACCTACCTCGAACGGCTGAAGGAGCAGGAAGATGACCACTGA
- a CDS encoding SRPBCC family protein, with the protein MTTDTTTSWTTPSPVGVAVTRTFDAPQKLVFEAFTKPEHVVHWMLGPDGWTMPVCEIDLRPGGLWHMVWRRADGSEMAMTGEYREVTPWSRTVQTESWGPGWPSTVNTTEFIADGDRTTVVQTMEYPSQADRDRALATGMKDGADTSYERLADYLATAV; encoded by the coding sequence ATGACCACTGACACCACCACGTCGTGGACCACGCCGTCCCCGGTGGGGGTAGCCGTCACCAGGACGTTCGACGCGCCGCAGAAGCTGGTGTTCGAGGCGTTCACCAAGCCGGAGCACGTCGTGCACTGGATGCTCGGGCCCGACGGCTGGACCATGCCCGTGTGCGAGATCGACCTGCGGCCGGGCGGGCTGTGGCACATGGTGTGGCGGCGGGCCGACGGCAGCGAGATGGCGATGACCGGCGAGTACCGGGAGGTCACACCGTGGTCGAGGACCGTGCAGACCGAGTCGTGGGGTCCGGGGTGGCCCTCGACGGTGAACACCACCGAGTTCATCGCGGACGGTGACCGCACGACGGTCGTGCAGACGATGGAGTACCCGTCGCAGGCCGACCGCGACCGGGCCCTGGCGACCGGGATGAAGGACGGGGCCGACACCAGCTACGAGCGGTTGGCCGATTACCTGGCGACCGCGGTCTGA
- a CDS encoding VanZ family protein: MLSSYLEPVRTGFAAFVGVGALVLLPLVALHYYRFGRVEPRRALVLYGLLAYGLVAMAVIFLPFPSALECTGEDMLSTTPFQWVTDMRNNLSATGRSGVEAVVTSTVFLQQALNVALFVPLGVVLRKSYGRGPFTVIAVGLGISLAVEVVQYTGNLGAFPCPYRIADVDDLISNTAGSLLGWMIAPVALVVPTVPHPDASTAPPDTVTVPRRLLGLAMDVTALIVLTHLVFRDNPWWLLALTFTIRVVLPSSTGRTPGGWLLHYGLRRADGTRANPLRITLRELLGVTGLITYTALAPSSWWFALDLAVLAVFVLGAFALPVFRRDQRGLPDLAAGTRAVPTADHSRTTPLAPVP; this comes from the coding sequence ATGCTGAGTTCGTACCTGGAGCCCGTTCGGACGGGCTTCGCGGCGTTCGTGGGCGTCGGCGCGCTGGTCCTGCTGCCGTTGGTCGCGTTGCACTACTACCGGTTCGGCCGGGTGGAGCCGCGACGGGCGCTCGTGCTGTACGGGCTGCTCGCGTACGGGCTGGTGGCCATGGCGGTGATCTTCCTGCCGTTCCCCTCCGCACTGGAGTGCACCGGTGAGGACATGCTGTCCACCACGCCGTTCCAGTGGGTGACGGACATGCGCAACAACCTGTCAGCCACCGGGCGTTCGGGGGTCGAGGCCGTCGTCACGTCCACCGTCTTCCTCCAGCAGGCGTTGAACGTCGCGCTCTTCGTGCCGCTGGGCGTGGTGCTGCGCAAGTCCTACGGCCGCGGCCCGTTCACGGTGATCGCCGTGGGTCTCGGCATCTCGCTGGCGGTCGAGGTGGTGCAGTACACCGGCAACCTCGGCGCGTTCCCCTGCCCGTACCGCATCGCGGACGTGGACGACCTGATCTCCAACACCGCCGGTTCGCTGCTGGGCTGGATGATCGCGCCGGTGGCCCTGGTCGTCCCGACCGTGCCGCACCCCGACGCCTCCACCGCCCCACCCGACACGGTGACCGTGCCACGCAGGCTGCTGGGCCTGGCGATGGACGTGACCGCCCTGATCGTGCTGACGCACCTGGTGTTCCGGGACAACCCGTGGTGGCTGCTCGCCCTGACCTTCACGATCCGCGTCGTGCTGCCGTCGTCGACCGGCCGGACCCCCGGCGGCTGGCTGCTGCACTACGGCCTGCGCCGTGCGGACGGCACCCGGGCCAATCCCCTGCGGATCACCCTCCGCGAACTGCTGGGCGTCACGGGCCTGATCACCTACACCGCCCTGGCGCCGTCGAGCTGGTGGTTCGCCCTGGACCTGGCCGTGCTGGCGGTGTTCGTCCTGGGCGCGTTCGCCCTCCCGGTCTTCCGCCGCGACCAGCGGGGCCTGCCGGACCTGGCCGCCGGAACCCGCGCCGTTCCGACGGCCGACCACTCCCGCACGACTCCGCTCGCGCCCGTTCCGTGA
- a CDS encoding TIGR03089 family protein — protein sequence MTVTDALFAPLFAANPGRPLITHYDDAAGTRVELSRATIRNWAAKTANWLRDEHDVEPGDPVAVLLPAHWQTAGVLLGAWWCGAAVTDDPNGAKVAVVAPGGEAPGALVTAVASLHPMGLGSGAPVDYNDDVRVFGDDFAPWEPVPGDTPALLRSTVDEVVEEAHQRAATLGITTTSRVLSTVEWGLPDGLLNGFLAVLAGGGSLVQCSNAAPDLLAARRAGEQTTLDLVG from the coding sequence ATGACCGTCACGGATGCCCTGTTCGCGCCCCTGTTCGCGGCGAACCCCGGCCGTCCCCTGATCACGCACTACGACGACGCGGCGGGCACGAGGGTCGAGCTGTCCCGCGCCACGATCCGGAACTGGGCGGCCAAGACGGCGAACTGGCTGCGTGACGAGCACGACGTCGAGCCCGGCGACCCGGTGGCCGTGCTGCTGCCCGCGCACTGGCAGACGGCCGGCGTGCTGCTGGGTGCGTGGTGGTGCGGCGCGGCCGTCACGGACGACCCGAACGGCGCGAAGGTCGCCGTGGTGGCACCCGGCGGCGAAGCGCCCGGAGCCCTGGTGACGGCCGTGGCGTCGTTGCACCCCATGGGGCTGGGCAGCGGCGCGCCCGTGGACTACAACGACGACGTGCGCGTGTTCGGTGACGACTTCGCGCCTTGGGAGCCGGTTCCCGGCGACACCCCGGCCCTGCTCCGCTCCACTGTGGACGAAGTGGTGGAGGAAGCGCACCAGCGGGCCGCCACCCTGGGCATCACCACGACGTCCCGCGTGCTGTCCACTGTGGAGTGGGGCCTGCCGGACGGTCTGCTGAACGGTTTCCTGGCCGTGCTGGCGGGCGGCGGTTCGCTGGTGCAGTGCAGCAACGCCGCACCGGACCTGCTGGCCGCGCGCCGCGCCGGCGAGCAGACGACCCTGGACCTCGTCGGCTGA
- a CDS encoding DoxX family protein, with protein MLKDVAALIGRIGVGVVFLAHGWQKVTEWGLDGTATAFAGMGVPLPTLSAWFAAIVELAGGALLILGVAMPVVGVLLAVDMLGALILVHLPNGLLGQGGYEFVLVLGVAALALGFNGGSLSVARLAKGRKVEQPA; from the coding sequence ATGCTCAAGGACGTGGCAGCGCTCATCGGCCGGATCGGCGTGGGGGTCGTGTTCCTGGCCCACGGCTGGCAGAAGGTCACCGAGTGGGGTCTCGACGGCACCGCCACCGCGTTCGCGGGAATGGGCGTGCCGCTGCCGACGCTGTCCGCCTGGTTCGCCGCGATCGTCGAACTCGCGGGCGGCGCGCTGCTGATCCTGGGCGTGGCGATGCCGGTGGTCGGCGTGCTGCTGGCGGTGGACATGCTCGGCGCGCTGATCCTCGTGCACCTGCCGAACGGGTTGCTCGGCCAGGGCGGCTACGAGTTCGTCCTCGTGCTCGGCGTGGCCGCGCTGGCGCTCGGGTTCAACGGCGGGTCGTTGTCCGTGGCGCGGTTGGCGAAGGGGCGGAAGGTCGAGCAGCCCGCCTGA